A stretch of DNA from Micromonospora sp. NBC_01813:
CGAAGTACCGACCGGACTGGGCCGCGGCCGCCCCGAGGGTCGCCTCGGCGGCGTGTGCCGGTGTGGTCGCTGTCAATGCGGCGACGGCTGCGACGAGCACAGCCGCGGCGGCCGACAGTCCGAACGCCAAACGGCGTCCGACAGGTCTTGCCATGCGATACATGACCTTCCCTTCTGGCAATAGTTGAGGAAACGCCTGTCGAGGCGTGGTTTGAGCCGTGCATGCGGTCCTGTCGCCGATGGACAGGCAGCGTCGAACCGAGCCGCGGCCCTGGGCGGACGGAGGCTGCATCGATTGCCATGCGGGTGAGCGTTAGCGCGCGCTGGGGTGTCGTGGCGGTGCGTGCCCGGCTCCTGGTGGACGACCAGGTTGCAGGGGTGCCTGCCCTCCCTGCATCCATAGACTGTGAGCGATAACACCGCTTCGCGTCAACATCTTCCGGCAAACTTCCGGAAGATGGTAGCCACCTGGTTCGATGGAGCGTGGGTCGCTGGTGTACGGATAGCATGGCGATTGACGTCAGTGGCATCGCTGACGTCAGTGTCGCCCGGGCGACTGCGCCCGGCCGCCATAGTGGATATCGGAACGGTTTTCCGGAAGAGTTCCGGTACGATTCCTGCTTCATCTCACACTGCGTGAACCCACGCTGGTGCGCCTGTGACGACTGCCAAACGGAGGTAGCTGTGACCGACGATCGTTCAGCCGACCCGCCCGGGCACGTCGAAGCACTGGTCAATCGGTACCTCAACGAGCGTGAGCGCCGCCGCCCAGCGGCCCGGACCAACGGCAGCGGGGACGGTCCGGGCGGGATCGACAACCTGCCGGACTGGTTGCGGTACGACCGGCGTGGCCGGTACACGCTGCATCTGACGTTCGCCGCCGTCGACTTCGACACCGCGCGCGAGCAGGCCGTCGCGTACGCCGAAGGGCTGACCATCCTGTGCCCGGAGCTGGGCGAGTTCACGCCGCTGCTGTCGCGGGCGGAGGCGTGGAACTTCAACGAGCCGCTTTTCTGCGGCGTACGCGGACCGGACGGTGAGGCGTGTGCGGAGATCCGCTACCACGCGGGGCCTCACCGGCCGGCAGGTCGTGGCGGGTTGGACTGGGGCGACGGCGACGCCGACCTCACCGTCCCGCCGGCCGCCTGACCCATTCAGCTACTGCGGACAGCCCGACAGTCGTACCTCACTCTGCGGCGGACGTGGCTCGTACGGCGTACCTCTGCAAGATGACGCCATGCTCGAAGGCGCGGTGCTCAAGCAGGTCGAGCTCGACCGGGGCATCGTGGTCGTCGAACAGTGGCCGGCCGGCGCCAAGGACCACCGGGTGAACGAAGAGCATCAACTCGTCGAGCAGACCGGCCCGCAGCAGTTGCGTCGCGACGGTGGCGCCACCGACGCCGATGTCACCCTCGGCCTGCGCCCGCAGCCGGGCGAGCGCTGCCACGGCATCGCCGTCCCGACCGACGACACGGGTGTCGTACCCGGCGTCGACGCGGGTCCGCGACACCAGCACCTTGGGGGTCGACGTCCAGATCTCGCCGTACTCGCGCAGGAAGTCAGGCAGCGACGTGTCGTCGCGCGCACCCGGCCAGAACCCCTCCATGATCTCGTAGACCCGGCGTCCCTGGACCATCTGGGACAGTGCCCGCGCCCGCGCGTTGAACTCCCGGTGCAGCGACTCCCCGATGCGCATCCAGTTGCCGCCGCCATCCTCACCCGGGGCGTGCTCGATCAACAGATCCACGGACACGTTCATCCAGTACACGAAGCGACCCGGCATGTGTCCCCCTGGTGATCAGCGGTACGCGACTGTCCGCACAGAAACTAACTTGTCTCGACCCGCGCTGATGGGTGGGCCGCGCTGATAGCAGGTCACGCGGTCGGTGGCGGATGAGTACGCAGGCGGGCGGCGTCGGTATCCTCGTCGTCAGTGCGACTGGCGGCAGGGGGATGGTGGACCATCGGGGAGCCGGCCACGGGAGTCGACCGCCTGGGCTCCCGTCCGAGAGGACTCCCATGCCCACGAGCGCCCGACTTCTGCCCGGTGCGCCGGTCGCCGACGCCGTACTCGCCGACGTCACCAGGCGGGTGGCCGCCCTGCGCGAACGCGGTGTCACGCCCAGCCTCGCCACCATCCTGGTCGGCGACGACGACGCCAGCGCCGGCTACATCCGGATCAAGCAGCGACAGGCCGCCGAGCTGGGCTTCGCCTCGCCGCACCGGCATCTGCCCGACGACGCTACCCGGGACGACCTGCTTGATGTGATCGCCGGATTCAACGCCGACCGCCGGGTGCACGCCGTCCTGATCCAGTACCCCATCCCGGGTCACCTCGACTACGACGCCGCGCTGCAGAGCCTCGA
This window harbors:
- a CDS encoding dihydrofolate reductase family protein, whose protein sequence is MNVSVDLLIEHAPGEDGGGNWMRIGESLHREFNARARALSQMVQGRRVYEIMEGFWPGARDDTSLPDFLREYGEIWTSTPKVLVSRTRVDAGYDTRVVGRDGDAVAALARLRAQAEGDIGVGGATVATQLLRAGLLDELMLFVHPVVLGAGRPLFDDHDAPVELDLLEHRAFEHGVILQRYAVRATSAAE